A single region of the Salvia miltiorrhiza cultivar Shanhuang (shh) chromosome 8, IMPLAD_Smil_shh, whole genome shotgun sequence genome encodes:
- the LOC130997989 gene encoding serine/threonine-protein kinase Aurora-1-like — protein sequence MAIAAESQQEHKNSSESTAAERKKWTLNDFDIGKPLGRGKFGHVYLAREKRSNHVIALKVLFKSQLKESQVEHQLRREVEIQSHLRHPNILRLYGYFYDQKRLVLPLVDSRRGCCCREFANSQALGDDQNAHKKERQQLKRAQLQASCDAASYMRNPMVSPLTAAARRILLKLTEEEFEFQSKPNAELLP from the exons ATGGCGATCGCGGCGGAGTCTCAACAGGAGCACAAGAATTCTTCAGAGAGCACAGCAGcagagagaaagaaatggaCCCTAAATGACTTCGACATCGGAAAGCCTCTTGGCCGAGGAAAGTTTGGGCATGTATATCTCGCTAGAGAAAAGAGGAGCAATCACGTTATCGCACTGAAGGTCTTGTTTAAGAGCCAGCTTAAAGAGTCTCAGGTTGAGCACCAGCTTCGTCGTGAAGTCGAGATACAGAGTCATCTTCGACACCCCAACATACTACGACTATATGGTTACTTCTACGATCAGAAACGA CTCGTGCTGCCTCTGGTCGACTCTCGCcgcggctgctgctgccgcgAGTTCGCCAACTCGCAGGCCCTCGGCGATGACCAGAACGCGCACAAGAAGGAGCGGCAGCAGCTCAAGCGCGCCCAGCTGCAGGCCAGCTGCGACGCCGCCTCCTACATGCGCAACCCCATGGTCTCCCCTCTCACCGCCGCAGCTCGACGGATTTTGTTGAAACTGACTGAGGAAGAGTTTGAATTTCAAAGCAAGCCCAATGCCGAGCTTCTACCATGA
- the LOC131000398 gene encoding long chain acyl-CoA synthetase 1-like isoform X1, with product MMEMMKRFAVVVEEGKKGRDGELSVGPVYRNPLSEHGYSPIEPESSTIWKIFRSSVEKHSGNKMLGWRELVNEKWGPYKWKTYKEVYEEVLQAGSALRAHGFEPGARVGIYGMNCPQWIVAMEACGAHSLICVPLYDTLGPGAVNYILDHAEIDVVFVQDKKVKQLLNPECVHAQRLKLMVCFTSFTEEQKEKTAATGIKTYSWNEFLNMGKDNPCEISPPEPSSICTIMYTSGTSGDPKGVVLTHENVVTNIKGVDLFMEQFEDKMTVDDVYISFLPLAHILDRMIEEYFFHKGASVGYYHGEINEIRDDLIELKPTFLAGVPRVFERIHEGVLKALDDLNWRRRRIFHLLYRYKLHWMNKGYKQKDASPLADFLAFGKVKSRLGGRLRLIVSGGAPLSSEVEEFLRVTSCAFVLQGYGLTESCGMSTLGYPDEMSMVGAVGSTFVYTELRLEEVPEMGYDPLGEPSRGEICLKPKSPFAGYYKNPELTQEAVVDGWFHTGDIGEMMPNGVIKIIDRKKNLIKLSQGEYVALEHLEKVYGITPIVEDIWVFGDSFKSMLVAVVVPNEENTTKWAQKSGYKGSFLDLCTLDQLKDYILVELKATAERNKLRGFEYIKGVVVEPQLFELSEKELVTATLKKRRDRLLKLYKVEIDALYKKLNGSKS from the exons ATGATG GAAATGATGAAGAGATTCGCAGTGGTAGTGGAAGAAGGCAAGAAAGGTCGAGATGGGGAGCTCTCCGTGGGCCCCGTCTACCGGAATCCTCTCTCTGAGCATGGATATTCCCCCATTGAGCCGGAGTCGTCCACTATTTGGAAGATTTTCAG ATCATCGGTGGAAAAGCATTCTGGTAATAAGATGCTAGGATGGCGTGAGTTAGTGAATGAGAAg TGGGGGCCTTACAAATGGAAGACTTACAAGGAAGTGTATGAAGAAGTTTTACAAGCTGGTTCTGCTTTGAGGGCTCATGGCTTTGAACCT GGTGCTCGAGTTGGAATTTATGGAATGAACTGCCCTCAATGGATTGTGGCGATGGAG GCTTGTGGCGCGCACAGCTTAATCTGCGTCCCTCTTTATGATACACTTG GGCCTGGAGCTGTCAACTATATACTAGATCATGCTGAGATAGATGTTGTTTTTGTTCAAGACAAGAAAGTTAAACAA CTCCTAAATCCTGAATGTGTTCATGCTCAGAGGCTAAAAT TGATGGTTTGCTTCACATCTTTCACAGAGGAACAAAAGGAGAAAACTGCTGCAACTGGTATTAAAACATATTCATGGAATGAGTTTCTTAACATG GGGAAAGATAATCCGTGTGAGATATCACCACCGGAGCCGTCTAGCATATGCACCATTATGTACACGAGTGGCACGAGTGGTGATCCTAAAGGAGTCGTTTTGACACACGAAAACGTGGTGACTAACATAAAAGGAGTGGATCTCTTCATGGAGCAATTCGAAGACAAA ATGACTGTGGATGATGTGTATATATCGTTCTTGCCCCTTGCTCACATCCTTGATCGAATGATTGAAGAGTATTTCTTCCACAAGGGTGCTTCTGTTGGCTACTATCATGGG GAAATCAATGAAATAAGGGATGATCTTATAGAATTGAAGCCGACGTTTTTGGCAGGAGTTCCAAGAGTTTTTGAACGAATTCATGAAG GAGTCTTGAAAGCTCTGGACGACCTCAactggaggaggaggagaataTTCCACTTGCTTTACAGATA CAAGCTTCACTGGATGAACAAAGGCTACAAACAGAAAGATGCCTCGCCCTTGGCAGATTTCCTAGCTTTCGGGAAG GTGAAGAGCAGGTTAGGCGGGAGGCTACGTCTGATAGTCTCCGGGGGCGCCCCGTTGAGCAGTGAGGTGGAGGAGTTCCTTAGGGTTACTTCTTGTGCTTTTGTATTACAAGGCTATG GCCTAACGGAGAGTTGTGGAATGTCCACCCTCGGCTACCCGGACGAGATGTCCATGGTGGGAGCAGTCGGCTCAACATTCGTCTATACTGAGCTACGACTGGAGGAGGTCCCCGAGATGGGTTATGACCCCCTCGGGGAGCCTTCTCGTGGCGAAATATGCCTGAAACCCAAGTCTCCATTTGCCGGGTATTACAAGAACCCGGAACTTACACAAGAAGCCGTCGTAGATGGATGGTTCCACACAG GTGACATAGGAGAGATGATGCCTAATGGAGTAATCAAAATCATTGATAGGAAGAAGAATCTGATCAAGCTCTCTCAAGGAGAGTATGTTGCTCTTGAACATCTTGAAAAAGTTTATGGCATTACACCCATTGTTGAAGAT ATATGGGTGTTCGGGGATAGCTTCAAGTCGATgctggtggcggtggtggtgccGAACGAAGAAAACACGACGAAATGGGCACAAAAGAGTGGCTACAAAGGGTCGTTTTTAGACCTATGCACCCTTGATCAGCTCAAGGATTACATCCTTGTTGAGCTCAAGGCTACAGCTGAGAGAAACAAG CTGAGAGGATTTGAGTATATCAAAGGTGTAGTTGTAGAGCCTCAGCTATTCGAATTGTCTGAAAAGGAATTGGTGACTGCAACTTTGAAGAAGAGGAGAGACAGGCTGCTCAAGCTCTACAAg GTGGAAATTGACGCTCTTTATAAAAAGTTAAATGGATCGAAGTCATAA
- the LOC131000395 gene encoding uncharacterized protein LOC131000395, protein MSIRPTSFKMASLMACKQKVALTAPVLASIYKGLNTISNSMEPSLVPVTLPFHFIYGWIALYFNTHIPLPRSLGVARMTLYSGEGAAKYYLPVACRERIQSYNSIRWNCTTFTKEDDIFYVDGENTREIEQCFFMAIRSSFLVRRLDDHFIVESYGPHRFSRQFSYYQIVPSSLTQNIRRTSLEEGLNLWRMCLLHRSRSRACFPRSSLDMKIHCSVDYKTWWDMTYRFSSENKISSPAHITFKRKDQEEAINSKDGKRKVVSTTLIADSGSSNSERNWKKKRIAGSSKPAEGHVEEEPTLVDVDVNKTLKEVFGNNLEKGSPIDCVSIESNKSNEIPCLAKQSRPRPMPSCGAPSEFNATRMIDDELKSCCRIIWGKLRDKVERTKVEFLSALEDEIRSGLSRMKIICGLDLSNLEDSIDELFSKATTFDKVRSASHEINEGHTLKVREVKVCLQEKFAKEKKDAANCDALKADLDELEKRKKELLVSLEQRSLILKTTRGEIKVLKEDLAKLEEASRNDEVLKNLEALKLSLESMQQILRDQDPFA, encoded by the exons ATGTCGATTAGACCAACCTCTTTCAAAATGGCAAGTTTGATGGCGTGCAAACAGAAAGTTGCCCTTACAGCTCCAGTTCTAGCCAGCATCTACAAAGGGTTGAACACTATCTCTAATTCTATGGAGCCTTCTCTTGTCCCGGTGACGCTACCCTTTCATTTCATATATGGTTGGATAGCGCTCTATTTCAATACTCACATTCCCCTTCCAAGAAGCCTTGGTGTCGCCAGGATGACTCTATACTCAGGCGAAGGAGCTGCGAAGTATTATCTGCCTGTTGCATGCCGCGAACGTATTCAGTCGTACAACTCGATTCGTTGGAATTGTACCACATTCACCAAGGAAGATGACATTTTCTATGTCGATGGTGAAAATACAAGAGAGATTGAGCAATGCTTCTTCATGGCTATTCGCTCGAGTTTTTTGGTTCGCCGGCTGGATGACCACTTCATCGTGGAGTCTTATGGTCCTCACCGCTTCAGCCGTCAATTTAGCTATTACCAAATCGTACCCAGCAGCCTTACTCAGAACATTCGAAGGACATCTCTGGAAGAAGGTCTCAACCTTTGGCGCATGTGTTTGCTGCACAGATCGCGATCAAGGGCATGTTTTCCCCGATCTTCTTTGGACATGAAGATACATTGTTCAGTCGACTATAAGACTTGGTGGGATATGACGTACAGATTTTCTTCTGAAAACAAAATCTCTTCTCCGGCTCATATCACTTTTAAAAGAAAAGATCAGGAAGAAGCAATCAACTCCAAAGATGGAAAGAGGAAGGTCGTCTCTACCACCCTCATAGCTGATTCTGGTAGTAGCAATTCTGAGCGTAAttggaagaagaagagaattgcGGGGTCCTCAAAACCGGCCGAGGGTCACGTTGAGGAAGAGCCAACTCTAGTGGATGTCGATGTGAACAAG ACTTTGAAAGAAGTGTTTGGAAATAATCTTGAGAAGGGCTCACCAATCGACTGTGTATCCATTGAATCCAATAAGTCAAACGAGATTCCTTGTCTTGCTAAACAATCCCGCCCCCGACCAATGCCATCATGTGGGGCGCCTTCCGAGTTCAATGCCACACGCATGATCGATGATGAACTCAAGTCGTGCTGCAGGATCATCTGGGGAAAGCTTCGTGACAAGGTTGAGAGAACCAAAGTCGAGTTTCTATCGGCGCTTGAAGACGAGATACGGAGTGGCCTTTCCCGTATGAAGATTATTTGTGGTCTTGACCTTTCCAACCTTGAAGATAGTATTGATGAACTATTCTCCAAAGCCACCACTTTTGATAAAGTAAGGTCGGCTTCTCATGagatcaatgaaggccacacaCTCAAAGTTCGAGAGGTCAAGGTTTGCCTTCAAGAGAAGTTTGCCAAAGAGAAGAAGGATGCTGCGAATTGTGATGCTTTAAAAGCGGATCTTGATGAGTTGGAGAAACGCAAGAAAGAATTATTGGTGTCTTTGGAGCAGCGAAGCCTGATACTCAAGACTACTCGTGGTGAGATCAAGGTACTCAAGGAAGACCTGGCCAAGCTTGAGGAGGCTTCGAGAAATGATGAGGTCTTGAAGAATTTGGAAGCCTTGAAGCTTTCACTAGAGTCTATGCAGCAGATTTTGAGAGATCAAGACCCTTTTGCTTAG
- the LOC131000396 gene encoding pentatricopeptide repeat-containing protein At1g09410, mitochondrial-like produces the protein MKTNFQFYLSLLKNLYIYITTHSKSFGSKIRASSLISMRPPKSLAPIFTAARFHTYTFPTVDLNHKINECVRSGNVSGARKLFDDYPHSRNAVSWNSLINGCIKAGHFAEAQKLFDDMPHRDVVSWNTLLSGFRDAQSPEKARHHFLRMMGSDQRPDELTFAVLMSAFLNSEFDVLVLQLHGLVIRLGLDLNIYLGSALLRGYVGLGDRNGFCRVFDEIVVKDVVPCNVLILGYIEFGLMSEAKKAFDLMPKRNAFSWSIMINGFMKNRMVSEAKEVFDSLCEKDVVSWTAMIRGCAQCEKFVEALDMFLVMLSSGIRPNHYTFSSVFDACAGCSSLVMGSQAHACLLKLGIPFDVVLGSSLVDMYAKCGDIVAAFCVFESMPRKNLVTWNSIIGGYARHGLARRALEEFERMAVSGVHPDQISFINVLSACVHGGKVREAEEIFYSMQAKYGLEAEMEHYSCMVDLYGRAGELEKAEELIKRMPFEPDVVVWGALLGACGLHSCLELGEFAAMGISKVEQDHPAVYSILSKIYGENGARSGVFQLDKMIGKWQGRKQKAGSWIHSNLGLLT, from the coding sequence ATGAaaacaaattttcaattttatcttAGTTTGTTGAAaaatctgtatatatatataacaacacATTCAAAAAGCTTTGGCTCCAAAATCAGAGCTTCCTCTCTGATTTCAATGCGCCCACCAAAATCATTGGCCCCAATCTTCACCGCTGCTCGTTTCCACACCTACACATTCCCGACTGTTGATCTGAATCACAAGATCAACGAGTGCGTGCGCAGCGGAAATGTCAGCGGCGCACGCAAACTGTTCGACGATTATCCCCACTCGAGAAACGCCGTCTCATGGAACTCCTTGATCAACGGCTGCATCAAAGCCGGCCATTTCGCAGAAGCCCAGAAGCTGTTCGACGATATGCCGCACAGAGACGTCGTTTCTTGGAACACCCTGCTTTCGGGCTTCCGCGACGCCCAGAGCCCAGAGAAGGCTCGCCACCACTTTCTACGGATGATGGGGAGCGATCAGAGGCCGGATGAGCTCACGTTTGCAGTGCTCATGAGCGCGTTTTTGAATTCGGAGTTTGATGTTTTGGTTCTGCAGCTGCACGGGCTCGTTATCCGTCTAGGGCTTGATCTTAATATCTATCTGGGATCTGCGTTATTGAGGGGATATGTTGGTTTAGGTGATCGCAATGGTTTTTGCAGGGTGTTCGATGAGATCGTGGTGAAAGACGTGGTGCCCTGCAATGTGTTGATCTTAGGTTATATTGAATTTGGGTTGATGAGTGAAGCAAAAAAGGCGTTTGATCTAATGCCTAAGAGAAACGCTTTTTCTTGGAGCATCATGATTAATGGATTCATGAAGAACAGAATGGTAAGTGAAGCAAAGGAAGTTTTTGATAGTCTCTGTGAAAAAGATGTAGTTTCTTGGACTGCAATGATAAGGGGGTGTGCACAGTGTGAGAAGTTTGTGGAAGCTCTAGACATGTTTCTTGTGATGTTGAGCTCGGGAATTCGCCCAAATCATTATACCTTTTCGAGTGTCTTTGATGCCTGCGCGGGCTGCTCGTCTCTTGTGATGGGGAGCCAGGCTCACGCGTGTCTGTTGAAGCTTGGTATCCCTTTTGACGTGGTTCTGGGGTCATCCCTTGTGGACATGTACGCAAAATGTGGCGACATAGTGGCTGCATTCTGCGTGTTTGAGTCCATGCCGAGGAAGAATTTGGTGACGTGGAACTCGATCATTGGAGGCTACGCAAGGCACGGGCTTGCACGTAGGGCATTGGAGGAGTTTGAGAGGATGGCTGTGAGCGGCGTGCATCCTGATCAGATCTCGTTCATCAATGTGCTATCGGCATGTGTGCACGGGGGGAAGGTGAGAGAAGCTGAGGAGATTTTCTACTCGATGCAGGCTAAGTATGGGTTGGAAGCAGAGATGGAGCACTATTCGTGTATGGTGGACCTGTACGGGAGGGCGGGGGAGCTAGAGAAGGCGGAAGAGTTGATAAAGAGAATGCCGTTTGAGCCGGACGTGGTTGTTTGGGGGGCGCTGCTTGGGGCTTGTGGGCTGCATTCATGTCTGGAGCTTGGTGAGTTTGCAGCAATGGGGATATCTAAAGTGGAACAGGATCATCCTGCAGTTTACTCAATCCTGTCCAAGATATACGGTGAGAATGGGGCTCGGAGTGGTGTGTTTCAGCTCGACAAGATGATCGGAAAATGGCAGGGAAGGAAACAGAAGGCTGGGAGTTGGATCCACTCCAATCTTGGACTACTTACATGA
- the LOC131000398 gene encoding long chain acyl-CoA synthetase 1-like isoform X2, with product MMKRFAVVVEEGKKGRDGELSVGPVYRNPLSEHGYSPIEPESSTIWKIFRSSVEKHSGNKMLGWRELVNEKWGPYKWKTYKEVYEEVLQAGSALRAHGFEPGARVGIYGMNCPQWIVAMEACGAHSLICVPLYDTLGPGAVNYILDHAEIDVVFVQDKKVKQLLNPECVHAQRLKLMVCFTSFTEEQKEKTAATGIKTYSWNEFLNMGKDNPCEISPPEPSSICTIMYTSGTSGDPKGVVLTHENVVTNIKGVDLFMEQFEDKMTVDDVYISFLPLAHILDRMIEEYFFHKGASVGYYHGEINEIRDDLIELKPTFLAGVPRVFERIHEGVLKALDDLNWRRRRIFHLLYRYKLHWMNKGYKQKDASPLADFLAFGKVKSRLGGRLRLIVSGGAPLSSEVEEFLRVTSCAFVLQGYGLTESCGMSTLGYPDEMSMVGAVGSTFVYTELRLEEVPEMGYDPLGEPSRGEICLKPKSPFAGYYKNPELTQEAVVDGWFHTGDIGEMMPNGVIKIIDRKKNLIKLSQGEYVALEHLEKVYGITPIVEDIWVFGDSFKSMLVAVVVPNEENTTKWAQKSGYKGSFLDLCTLDQLKDYILVELKATAERNKLRGFEYIKGVVVEPQLFELSEKELVTATLKKRRDRLLKLYKVEIDALYKKLNGSKS from the exons ATGATGAAGAGATTCGCAGTGGTAGTGGAAGAAGGCAAGAAAGGTCGAGATGGGGAGCTCTCCGTGGGCCCCGTCTACCGGAATCCTCTCTCTGAGCATGGATATTCCCCCATTGAGCCGGAGTCGTCCACTATTTGGAAGATTTTCAG ATCATCGGTGGAAAAGCATTCTGGTAATAAGATGCTAGGATGGCGTGAGTTAGTGAATGAGAAg TGGGGGCCTTACAAATGGAAGACTTACAAGGAAGTGTATGAAGAAGTTTTACAAGCTGGTTCTGCTTTGAGGGCTCATGGCTTTGAACCT GGTGCTCGAGTTGGAATTTATGGAATGAACTGCCCTCAATGGATTGTGGCGATGGAG GCTTGTGGCGCGCACAGCTTAATCTGCGTCCCTCTTTATGATACACTTG GGCCTGGAGCTGTCAACTATATACTAGATCATGCTGAGATAGATGTTGTTTTTGTTCAAGACAAGAAAGTTAAACAA CTCCTAAATCCTGAATGTGTTCATGCTCAGAGGCTAAAAT TGATGGTTTGCTTCACATCTTTCACAGAGGAACAAAAGGAGAAAACTGCTGCAACTGGTATTAAAACATATTCATGGAATGAGTTTCTTAACATG GGGAAAGATAATCCGTGTGAGATATCACCACCGGAGCCGTCTAGCATATGCACCATTATGTACACGAGTGGCACGAGTGGTGATCCTAAAGGAGTCGTTTTGACACACGAAAACGTGGTGACTAACATAAAAGGAGTGGATCTCTTCATGGAGCAATTCGAAGACAAA ATGACTGTGGATGATGTGTATATATCGTTCTTGCCCCTTGCTCACATCCTTGATCGAATGATTGAAGAGTATTTCTTCCACAAGGGTGCTTCTGTTGGCTACTATCATGGG GAAATCAATGAAATAAGGGATGATCTTATAGAATTGAAGCCGACGTTTTTGGCAGGAGTTCCAAGAGTTTTTGAACGAATTCATGAAG GAGTCTTGAAAGCTCTGGACGACCTCAactggaggaggaggagaataTTCCACTTGCTTTACAGATA CAAGCTTCACTGGATGAACAAAGGCTACAAACAGAAAGATGCCTCGCCCTTGGCAGATTTCCTAGCTTTCGGGAAG GTGAAGAGCAGGTTAGGCGGGAGGCTACGTCTGATAGTCTCCGGGGGCGCCCCGTTGAGCAGTGAGGTGGAGGAGTTCCTTAGGGTTACTTCTTGTGCTTTTGTATTACAAGGCTATG GCCTAACGGAGAGTTGTGGAATGTCCACCCTCGGCTACCCGGACGAGATGTCCATGGTGGGAGCAGTCGGCTCAACATTCGTCTATACTGAGCTACGACTGGAGGAGGTCCCCGAGATGGGTTATGACCCCCTCGGGGAGCCTTCTCGTGGCGAAATATGCCTGAAACCCAAGTCTCCATTTGCCGGGTATTACAAGAACCCGGAACTTACACAAGAAGCCGTCGTAGATGGATGGTTCCACACAG GTGACATAGGAGAGATGATGCCTAATGGAGTAATCAAAATCATTGATAGGAAGAAGAATCTGATCAAGCTCTCTCAAGGAGAGTATGTTGCTCTTGAACATCTTGAAAAAGTTTATGGCATTACACCCATTGTTGAAGAT ATATGGGTGTTCGGGGATAGCTTCAAGTCGATgctggtggcggtggtggtgccGAACGAAGAAAACACGACGAAATGGGCACAAAAGAGTGGCTACAAAGGGTCGTTTTTAGACCTATGCACCCTTGATCAGCTCAAGGATTACATCCTTGTTGAGCTCAAGGCTACAGCTGAGAGAAACAAG CTGAGAGGATTTGAGTATATCAAAGGTGTAGTTGTAGAGCCTCAGCTATTCGAATTGTCTGAAAAGGAATTGGTGACTGCAACTTTGAAGAAGAGGAGAGACAGGCTGCTCAAGCTCTACAAg GTGGAAATTGACGCTCTTTATAAAAAGTTAAATGGATCGAAGTCATAA